From a region of the Zingiber officinale cultivar Zhangliang chromosome 4B, Zo_v1.1, whole genome shotgun sequence genome:
- the LOC121975438 gene encoding succinate dehydrogenase assembly factor 1, mitochondrial, translating into MTSRPKLSGLQKQVLGLYRGFLRAARLKAPEERSQIESIVSAEFRKNVEAVDRKNFLYIEYLLRRGNKQLEQLKSVDTVKLSTLEVGQNPQ; encoded by the coding sequence ATGACTTCTCGGCCGAAGCTCTCTGGCTTGCAAAAGCAGGTACTAGGACTATATAGAGGATTTCTCCGAGCAGCTCGTCTAAAGGCACCCGAAGAGCGCTCACAGATTGAATCCATCGTCTCAGCTGAATTTCGGAAGAATGTGGAAGCTGTGGACCGAAAAAATTTCCTTTACATTGAGTATTTGCTCCGTCGAGGCAATAAACAGCTCGAACAACTCAAGAGTGTGGATACTGTCAAATTGTCTACTTTAGAAGTTGGGCAAAACCCTCAGTAA